CTGTCGGTTAGAGACAACGTGCGCTCCATCGAAAAAAGGCGCATCTTTACCGAAGTTAGCGGATTTCTGACGCTGTGAGAGACTCCAGCGGCCAATTTTCCAACCAGGGCCCATTTTTCAGCCTGCTGCAGATGCTCCTGGCTCAACTCAAGTTTAGTTCTGGTTTGATCGACGTCATGAATAAGGTTTTGAAAACGTCTGCTCAAAGCCTTCACTTCGTTCCCTTCTATTCCAGCGCTTTTCTTTTCATCAGTGTCAATCGCCAGACGTCTTATAGGACCAAGAATCTGGTTGAGCAGGATATATGCCAGGACAAATCCCAACAACATAACCATTATCAATCCGCCGATCGCAGCAGCGTTAAGAAGAGCCGCTCTTTCCTTTATTGCCTCCTGCGCTTCGCTGATCCGGTCCACATAGGCGGTGTTAAATTCTCTGCAGAGATCCATTATTTTAAAAAACTGCCCCCTGATACTCTTGTGGAGATTATAACCTTGCTCCGTGTCACCCTGTTTGTAGAAATTGACAACAGCGTCTCTAGACAGACTGTAACGAACATACTGGGAATCGAGCTGGTTGAGTATGTTTCGCTCCTTTTCAGTCTCAGCGAGTTGTCTCGCTCTTTTTAGCCATGTTTCAAAAGATGTATCGTGTTTTTCAAGTTCTTTGAGCCACATGGGATCACGATCCTGAAAGTAATAAGTCACGTAGCCCTTTTGCATGACCAAAGCGTTTTCCAATTCCTGAGAAGCATGTATCGCCTGGATGTCTGTTTCCAAGAACTTGTTGATATACCTGTCCATAACGTATGTGTGGGAAATTGAAATGATTGCCCCAGCGGCCGTTATGAACATCAAAGCGCCCAGGATGAGCAATATCCGAGTTTGTAGACTTATTCGGTGAAACATTTGAGTATATAGCCTTGCCTAATCACTGAAAAATGAAGCGGTGGGACTTACATTTATTCTGACCTCCTTCACATCAGCGATACCTTCGGCCTGGGATTTCAGTTCTTCGGCCAGTGGTTTAGCCACCGATGGTCCTACCTGTGTGTCCACGTAGACTACTCCACTCTTGGCTGAGACCCTCACCGAGGGGCAAGTATTCACCAACACAGACTTAACACGGGCCGCCAGAACCAAATCGTCGAGATCTTTCTGTGACTCCGGGGTGGTCTTGAATTGATCCAGGCCCGCGGTATAACAGATTATGTCTACAGCGTTTTCGACCGTTATCTTGTGGATGTGGATGACAAGATCATAAAGGCTCGAATCCCATGTGTCCACCCCGAATAACCTTATGCCCCATTGCCTTCGCTCATGATCGTCTTTTTTCAATACATAAAGGGCTTCTTCTGCAGAAATGTTTTCCCTCTCCATTTCCAGACGAACTCTGTTTTCAATGTCCGAGAGAATCCGGATCTTCATTACGTGCTTAATGCCCTTGAGAAAATAGTGACCGGCGAGCCCGTGATAAACTACATTATCTTTTTGCACTTGCTCCAGAAAAGAGGATTCCAGGAAGGTCAGATATCTTTCTTTTCCGTAAGTGAATCTCTCCAGGACTGAAGGGGCGTCATGAAGCGCACGAACGAGTTTTATTTCAGGTATATTGAAATGCTCAGAAGCGTCTAGGAGAACTTCTCTCGCCATGCATCGGTATCCCAGTCTTTCCGCGACCTTTTCCGCGACTTCTTTCCCTTTGCTGTAAGACCCTCTTGAGATGGTTATTATCGCCATTATCCAGTTCCTTTCCGTAAGGGCTATTTTTGAGTTGAAGAATAAAATCCTTCATAGACTTATACACTCTTTGAAATTTTCAGAGAAGCGCGATATGTTGTGAGGCAGAAATCAAAGCTCTTCCAGTTGGTCGGATCGTACTGAAAAATGACAAAGACAGCCAAATCGTTGTCCGAAGTTTATCGTACAGTGAGTATTCCTAATCGGGCAACCCTGATGAAGCGGATGTTCGCCTTCTTTG
The sequence above is a segment of the Desulfomonilaceae bacterium genome. Coding sequences within it:
- a CDS encoding ATP-binding protein — encoded protein: MFHRISLQTRILLILGALMFITAAGAIISISHTYVMDRYINKFLETDIQAIHASQELENALVMQKGYVTYYFQDRDPMWLKELEKHDTSFETWLKRARQLAETEKERNILNQLDSQYVRYSLSRDAVVNFYKQGDTEQGYNLHKSIRGQFFKIMDLCREFNTAYVDRISEAQEAIKERAALLNAAAIGGLIMVMLLGFVLAYILLNQILGPIRRLAIDTDEKKSAGIEGNEVKALSRRFQNLIHDVDQTRTKLELSQEHLQQAEKWALVGKLAAGVSHSVRNPLTSVKMRLFSMERTLSLTDSEKEDFEVISEEIKHIDTIVGNFLEFSRPPKLKTHRISPSDSVDMSLQLLKHRLESYDVKVKLMRDKPLPEIQADPDQLKEVFVNLLVNACEAMVNGGHILIRETRQVLEQEGPVLMIEMSDDGPGVPESIQERLFQPFFSTKEEGTGLGLSIAQRIVEEHGGWLELESVEGKGATFRIKLPVSGEVSWEKY
- a CDS encoding cytidylate kinase-like family protein, producing the protein MAIITISRGSYSKGKEVAEKVAERLGYRCMAREVLLDASEHFNIPEIKLVRALHDAPSVLERFTYGKERYLTFLESSFLEQVQKDNVVYHGLAGHYFLKGIKHVMKIRILSDIENRVRLEMERENISAEEALYVLKKDDHERRQWGIRLFGVDTWDSSLYDLVIHIHKITVENAVDIICYTAGLDQFKTTPESQKDLDDLVLAARVKSVLVNTCPSVRVSAKSGVVYVDTQVGPSVAKPLAEELKSQAEGIADVKEVRINVSPTASFFSD